A window of Symphalangus syndactylus isolate Jambi chromosome X, NHGRI_mSymSyn1-v2.1_pri, whole genome shotgun sequence genomic DNA:
ATCCTTCTGGCTCCCTCTTCACTGGACGAGACACACTTGATTCTGGCATGATGCAGAGGTCACCTGCCTTATAATCATCGAGTAGCTAGTACATGTGCAAGACAGGATCTTTCTCATAAGTAATATAAAACCAGGCTTTCATGATAGGTGCTTGGGCTAGGACCATCCCCCTCCATTTATCCATAGAACCATGCTCTCCCTCAAACATGTGTTTCACTGCTTTGCCAATTATGGTATTTGCAAAGCAGAAATCTGACTTGTGAGAATGGCACCTTATGAGGAAAGATTTTAagctttaaaattctttcatcTCTGTGAAGTTCTAGTCCATAAACACAGTCAATTCCATAATATTTTACCAGATAAAGAAAGGGATATATAGGCACCTGATCCAGAACGGTTCCTTTCCACTGGGTGATGGGCTCATCTCCCTCCTTCTATCCATGTGAAATTCTGCAGCCCACCATGTGTCTGCAGGACTGAGAGGATGACCTTCCTCTTGGCTTCTTTGGAGAtgtctttttcttcctcatgTTTGTAGTTCCAGTGTGGTGACCTATGGCTTCCCTGGTTGGCAGCTTTGCAGCTGCCTTTTGGTGAAGGAGGGTCTTCATACttggaggggaaggagagaggtcaGGGAAAAACATTAAATGTATGAGTTTTTTCTTGTATCATGAAGTCCCTGTGCACCAGGTACATTGCCACCCATGTTATTCATGTGTGTCCAGTAGCAATGTTAGATATCAAGACACTCTTGGATGCCTGCCTGCAATGCCTTCCTTCCAGGCTTGTTTAGCTGCACAAGAGAGCTAGAGAACAGGTAGGTGTGGTGGCCGTGGTAGTTGAGAGCACAGCAGAAGGAAGTGGGCTACTTTGCATATTCCCTGACCCTCTGTCGCCATCCTGTCACCTCTCCCAACATTCTCCATTCTTCAGCTCCCACgtcatttttccatttctgtacaTGCAGTCTCCATGTCCCCTCCCCATGGCTCTGTGGTATTCATCCCTCGTACATTCCCATCCCTAAGCCTCCCGCCTGGTGCTCACCTCTCTTTGCTGTCTCTTCCTGGTAAACTCCATTTTCCTTCTGGGCTCCAACCACAAACCTATTTCCCTTTCTGGCCACCTTTGTATACCATCCTGGCGCTCTTCAGGTCCTCATGCCCCCAGCCCTCAAATCACACTTCCCAGTCTCCTGCATTTCTCACGCCAGCACCCACCCCAATTTTCACACCTGGCCCCCACCAACCCCCATCCTCCGGTTCCGCAGCCCACGGCCCACCTCCCGCACCGCGGGGATCACTGACCTCCCTCGCCCGAATCACACTCCTCACTGTTGCCTCTGCTGGGAGCCTGTGGCGAAGGAGGATCAGCAGGCAACTAACAGAGTGAGCGCTTGCAAAAACTGGGAGGGTAGGATCTGTAGGAGTGGAACACGTCTAGAAGGGTTGTGAGGCAGGCGAAAGGGAAGGCAGCAGCATCCCCAGCACTAGGCTTGTTAGCCCTCTGCCTTCCTGTCGGTGGCGGCCCTTCTGCTACACTGGACTTCCAGgagccgctgctgctgctgcaattTCCTCGCTCTTTTCCTAGCTTCCCGGTAGGACGGAGGCCTCTGCTTCCTGCCAAACGCcgcccagccccccaccccagtgAATCCCGCACCACCGCCCTGGGCCCTAGAGATGCTCCTGGGCTTCTGCCCCCCACGCCCAACCGCGCCTTCTCCCAAATCCACAGGTACCCGGCCCAAaaccccctctccctctccttctagGTTCAACGCCTTCATTTTACGTCCCCCGACCGCCGTCCCAGACTCCTCACCCCTACCTCCACCTTCAACCCCTCAGCGGCCCTGCCTCATCTGCTTTCCATCTTTCAAGACTTCCTTTTCCCAGTGCCCTTACGGAATTATTCTTTATATACAAAAACCTGCCTTTCTTGTCATTGGAGAGGATTTTTGGTAGGACAAGAGAAATGCGCTAGTGCTTAGTGCTCAGTCTGCCATTTGACctaatctttgtaatttttcctGACTGGTCATTCCTGAACTTTACTTCTTGAggagattttttgtttctttttcttatttttttgatttccatGATTGCAGAAGAATTGCGTGCACAATGTGGACACTgtgtaaaattcagaaaatagacttgaagaagaaaata
This region includes:
- the LOC129475322 gene encoding LOW QUALITY PROTEIN: spindlin-2C-like (The sequence of the model RefSeq protein was modified relative to this genomic sequence to represent the inferred CDS: substituted 1 base at 1 genomic stop codon), which codes for MFFPDLSPSPPSMKTLLHQKAAAKLPTREAIGHHTGTTNMRKKKTSPKKPRGRSSSQSCRHMVGCRISHGXKEGDEPITQWKGTVLDQLLDDYKAGDLCIMPESSVSRPVKREPEGFIDSLIDKHVEYTKEDGSKRTGKVIHQVKAKPVYFIKFDDDFHIYVYDLVKTSC